The following are encoded in a window of Diorhabda sublineata isolate icDioSubl1.1 chromosome 3, icDioSubl1.1, whole genome shotgun sequence genomic DNA:
- the LOC130441632 gene encoding vang-like protein 1, protein MGNETARDMETESVKSENSSKSRRSRSHRDRTSNYRHHSHRSTRSSKSRRNEDMAPFQTAVTLTPDNRDGQEIIEVQILPQDDNWGENTTAITGNTSEQSGSAEDVCNWPGEPDTGLGFVCQRYMGTSITYILSIAAFLSPIAMVVLPKVGFFPDLSARIGLDSSKLLSCGAECKGLLVSLAFKMAILAIGAWAVFLRKPQATLPRFFLFRAGILALVLVCTFAYWLFYIVQVTETARAAAIPEETVDYKALVAYASSLTDTLLFIHYLAIVLVEIRHLQPTYCIKIVRSPDGASNAYAIGQLSIQRAAVWVLEKYYTEFPIYNPYLERIPVSKSRKTSSSFKFYEVDGVNPSQIQQSQSRAMLAAHARRRDSSHNERFYEEHEYERRVKKRRARLITAAEEAFTHIKRLHNDQISSIPMDSHEAAQAIFPSMARALQKYLRVTRQQPRHSVESILNHLATCLSNDLTPKAFLEPYLVAEPVLQNDKEKKEVQTWALICEEILTRPIRDGVVFQLRQNDVSILCNIKKLPHFNVTEEVVDPKSNKFVLRLNSETSV, encoded by the exons ATGGGCAATGAGACTGCCAGAGATATGGAGACTGAATCAGTAAAATCGGAAAACAGTTCCAAGTCAAGACGATCTAGAAGTCATAGAGATAGAACTAGCAATTATAGACATCATTCACATAGAAGCACCAG AAGTAGTAAATCCAGAAGAAACGAAGACATGGCTCCTTTTCAAACAGCGGTAACCCTAACTCCTGATAATAGAGATGGACAAGAAATTATAGAAGTTCAAATTCTTCCACAGGACGATAACTGGGGTGAAAATACTACAGCAATTACTGGAAACACTTCAGAACAATCTGGTTCAGCTGAAGATGTTTGTAACTGGCCTGGAGAACCTGATACTGGATTGGGATTCGTATGTCAGAGATATATGGGTACAAGTATAACTTACATTTTATCCATAGCAGCCTTCTTAAGTCCAATAGCCATGGTGGTTTTACCTAAAGTGGGCTTCTTTCCAGATTTATCTGCACGCATAGGTCTTGATAGTAGTAAATTACTTTCTTGTGGTGCTGAATGTAAAGGACTGTTAGTCTCTCTAGCTTTCAAAATGGCCATACTAGCCATTGGTGCATGGGCTGTTTTCTTAAGAAAACCTCAAGCCACATTACCAAGATTCTTTTTATTCAGAGCTGGTATTTTAGCTCTGGTTCTGGTGTGTACTTTCGCATATTGGTTATTTTATATTGTCCAAGTAACTGAGACAGCTAGGGCAGCTGcaattccagaagaaactgtGGATTATAAGGCGCTAGTAGCATATGCTTCAAGCTTGACTGATACTCTCTTGTTTATACATTATCTAGCTATAGTTTTAGTGGAAATAAGACATTTACAACCAacttattgtattaaaattgtAAGAAGTCCTGATGGTGCAAGTAACGCATACGCAATAGGACAGTTGAGTATACAAAGAGCAGCAGTGTGGgtgcttgaaaaatattatacagagtTTCCTATTTATAACCCTTATTTAGAGCGCATACCAGTTTCGAAATCGAGAAAGACATCATCAAGTTTTAAGTTTTATGAAGTAGATGGGGTTAATCCTAGTCAAATTCAACAATCTCAGAGTAGAGCTATGTTGGCTGCTCATGCTAGAAGGCGTGATTCCAGTCATAATGAAAGGTTTTATGAAGAGCACGAATATGAACGAAGGGTTAAAAAGAGGAGAGCTAGATTGATAACGGCAGCAGAAGAAGCCTTCACCCATATCAAACGTTTGCACAATGATCAGATATCTAGTATTCCTATGGATTCGCATGAGGCTGCTCAAGCAATATTTCCATCGATGGCTAGAGCTTTACAGAAATATCTACGAGTAACTAGGCAGCAACCACGACACTCAGTAGAAAGTATACTAAATCATTTAGCTACTTGTTTAAGTAACGATCTCACTCCGAAAGCTTTTCTCGAACCTTATCTGGTAGCTGAACCAGTTTTACaaaatgataaagaaaagaAGGAAGTGCAAACGTGGGCATTGATATGTGAAGAAATTTTAACGAGACCCATTAGAGATGGGGTTGTTTTCCAGTTGAGACAAAATGACGTCTCGATATTGtgcaatatcaaaaaattaccaCATTTTAATGTCACCGAGGAGGTGGTGGATCCAAAGAGCAACAAATTTGTCCTGAGGTTAAATTCTGAGACATCTGTATGA
- the LOC130442112 gene encoding adenylyltransferase and sulfurtransferase MOCS3 isoform X2, translating to MKRKCCCRNYNSKKDSGIFTTDEIVRYSRQMIMPEVTVTGQKLLKNSRVLVVGMGGLGCPAALYLVTAGIGEITIVDYDEVELSNLHRQVLHSEDDISSPKVASAFQKLSKINSNIKIIPIQEHINSATIGNLVKSNKFNVVVDGTDNVATRYLLNDVCVLNNIPLVSGSALQMEGQLTVYHYEGGPCYRCLFPLPPPPHTVTNCGDGGVLGPVPGIIGVLEALETIKIIIGSPGVLSKKFLIFDGSTSTFRNVQLRNRNPNCDVCGDAPTIRDLIDYEQFCGSSAHDKVIDINILEKEQEIDINKFCEMKDTSITVDVRPELEFKMCNLQNTINYPYNDLLKDVTKFENCLLKSQIASKNVLVLCRRGNDSQRAVSFIKDNIKDSGFNFYNVRGGLQAFAKHFDPTFPIY from the exons atgaaaagaaaatgCTGCTGCAGGAATTACAACAGCAAAAAAGACag TGGTATCTTCACTACAGATGAAATAGTAAGGTACAGTCGTCAAATGATAATGCCAGAAGTAACTGTAACaggacaaaaattattaaagaacaGTAGAGTGCTTGTTGTTGGAATGGGAGGTTTAGGTTGCCCTGCAGCTTTGTATTTAGTAACTGCCGGTATAG GAGAAATTACTATAGTTGATTATGACGAAGTAGAACTCTCCAATCTTCATCGACAAGTATTACATTCAGAAGACGACATTAGTAGTCCAAAAGTTGCATCAgcttttcaaaaactatcaaa GATAAATagcaatataaaaataattccaataCAAGAACATATTAACAGTGCAACAATTGGAAATCTGGTAAAATCGAATAAATTCAATGTAGTTGTGGATGGAACTGATAATGTAGCTACAAGGTATCTGTTAAATGATGTTTGTGTATTAAATAACATTCCCTTGGTATCCGGCAGTGCTCTTCAAATGGAAGGGCAACTTACTGTGTATCATTATGAAGGTGGACCATGTTATAGATGTCTATTTCCCTTACCACCACCCCCACATACTGTTACAAATTGTGGAGATGGTGGAGTTTTAGGACCAG TTCCTGGAATTATTGGGGTTTTAGAAGCATTGgaaacaatcaaaattattataggTTCACCAGGAGTATTATCTAAAAAGTTTCTGATATTTGATGGTTCAACTTCTACATTTCGTAATGTGCAACTGAGAAATAGAAATCCTAATTGTGATGTTTGTGGTGATGCACCGACCATTAGGGACCTGATAGACTATGAACAATTCTGTGGATCTAGTGCGCACGACAAG GTGATTGATATAAACATATTGGAGAAAGAACAGGAAATAGATATTAACAAATTCTGTGAAATGAAAGATACATCAATTACTGTAGATGTGAGACCTGAATTGGAATTTAAAATGTGCAATTTAcaaaatactataaattatCCTTACAATGATTTGTTAAAAGACGTTACAAAATTTgagaattgtttattaaaatcacAAATTGCATCTAAAAATG TTTTGGTTCTATGTCGAAGAGGAAATGATTCTCAAAGAGCTGTATCTTTTATAAAGGATAACATAAAAGATTCaggtttcaatttttataatgtgAGAGGTGGATTGCAGGCTTTTGCTAAACATTTTGATCCAACATTTCCCATTTATTGA
- the LOC130442110 gene encoding F-box only protein 6-like: MFGSIKKYIGSFYTKATSRDEKMRVDDFKFHDAFEEDSNNGLILNDHYIPEEILIKILSFVPPKELLTLALVCKKWCNIIKSEMLWIDIYKRENPHPTKWLPWYVYYVYCTTNAFKNMLQNGNGNDQYRHWKIMRNFGDQFVIEKEPQGSEPLPSNVPDFNGHKSCFATSYYECTKLQEIKLEDRRLLRYIMNKHKPHLYASEWVAARFDCGSKYVLQFKGLSQELKQIAKDGDDDDIDYDSAVLFQDERQIFMPQWGNATWSKVEIVIDDYPDNVMSLIFLHEGRDTQYWKGHYGSKMAGGVVKLLFDTIKTEDLS; encoded by the exons ATGTTTggaagtataaaaaaatatatagggaGTTTTTATACGAAAGCAACTAGTCGTGACGAAAAAATGAGAGTGGACGACTTTAAATTTCACGATGCGTTTGAAGAAGATTCGAATAATGGTTTGATTTTAAATGATCATTACATTCCTGAAGagattttaatcaaaatattgagttttgtACCACCTAAGGAACTTTTAACTCTGGCGCTTGTTTGCAAAAAATGGTGCAATATAATTAAATCTGAAATGTTATGGATAGACATATACAAACGGGAAAATCCTCATCCAACTAAATG gttaCCTTGGTATGTCTATTATGTGTACTGTACCAcaaatgcttttaaaaatatgttacaaAATGGAAATGGTAATGACCAGTATCGTCATTGGAAGATAATGAGAAATTTTGGTGACCAATTTGTAATAGAAAAAGAACCACAAGGCTCTGAACCGCTCCCTTCTAATGTACCAGATTTCAATGGTCATAAAAGTTGTTTTGCTACTTCATATTATGAATGTACCAAACTACAA GAAATTAAGTTAGAAGATCGACGTTTGTTGAGGTATATTATGAACAAACATAAACCACATCTCTATGCTAGCGAATGGGTGGCTGCTAGATTTGATTGCGGCAGTAAGTATGTGTTACAATTCAAAGGACTTTCTCAAGAATTGAAGCAAATAGCAAAAGATGGAGACGATGATGATATTGATTATGATAGTGCAGTACTTTTCCAAGACGAAAGACAGATATTCATGCCTCAATGGGGAAATGCCACATGGTCAAAA GTAGAAATAGTGATAGATGATTATCCAGATAATGTGATGTCTCTAATATTTCTACATGAAGGCAGAGATACCCAATACTGGAAAGGACATTATGGTAGTAAAATGGCTGGTGGTGTGGTAAAACTACTTTTCGACACAATTAAAACTGAAGATCTTTCataa
- the LOC130442112 gene encoding adenylyltransferase and sulfurtransferase MOCS3 isoform X1, whose protein sequence is MESNIKKLKNEIEELQKQMNEKKMLLQELQQQKRQENNELFSGIFTTDEIVRYSRQMIMPEVTVTGQKLLKNSRVLVVGMGGLGCPAALYLVTAGIGEITIVDYDEVELSNLHRQVLHSEDDISSPKVASAFQKLSKINSNIKIIPIQEHINSATIGNLVKSNKFNVVVDGTDNVATRYLLNDVCVLNNIPLVSGSALQMEGQLTVYHYEGGPCYRCLFPLPPPPHTVTNCGDGGVLGPVPGIIGVLEALETIKIIIGSPGVLSKKFLIFDGSTSTFRNVQLRNRNPNCDVCGDAPTIRDLIDYEQFCGSSAHDKVIDINILEKEQEIDINKFCEMKDTSITVDVRPELEFKMCNLQNTINYPYNDLLKDVTKFENCLLKSQIASKNVLVLCRRGNDSQRAVSFIKDNIKDSGFNFYNVRGGLQAFAKHFDPTFPIY, encoded by the exons ATGgaatcaaacataaaaaaactgaaaaacgaAATTGAGGAATTACAAaagcaaatgaatgaaaagaaaatgCTGCTGCAGGAATTACAACAGCAAAAAAGACag gaaaataatgaactttttaGTGGTATCTTCACTACAGATGAAATAGTAAGGTACAGTCGTCAAATGATAATGCCAGAAGTAACTGTAACaggacaaaaattattaaagaacaGTAGAGTGCTTGTTGTTGGAATGGGAGGTTTAGGTTGCCCTGCAGCTTTGTATTTAGTAACTGCCGGTATAG GAGAAATTACTATAGTTGATTATGACGAAGTAGAACTCTCCAATCTTCATCGACAAGTATTACATTCAGAAGACGACATTAGTAGTCCAAAAGTTGCATCAgcttttcaaaaactatcaaa GATAAATagcaatataaaaataattccaataCAAGAACATATTAACAGTGCAACAATTGGAAATCTGGTAAAATCGAATAAATTCAATGTAGTTGTGGATGGAACTGATAATGTAGCTACAAGGTATCTGTTAAATGATGTTTGTGTATTAAATAACATTCCCTTGGTATCCGGCAGTGCTCTTCAAATGGAAGGGCAACTTACTGTGTATCATTATGAAGGTGGACCATGTTATAGATGTCTATTTCCCTTACCACCACCCCCACATACTGTTACAAATTGTGGAGATGGTGGAGTTTTAGGACCAG TTCCTGGAATTATTGGGGTTTTAGAAGCATTGgaaacaatcaaaattattataggTTCACCAGGAGTATTATCTAAAAAGTTTCTGATATTTGATGGTTCAACTTCTACATTTCGTAATGTGCAACTGAGAAATAGAAATCCTAATTGTGATGTTTGTGGTGATGCACCGACCATTAGGGACCTGATAGACTATGAACAATTCTGTGGATCTAGTGCGCACGACAAG GTGATTGATATAAACATATTGGAGAAAGAACAGGAAATAGATATTAACAAATTCTGTGAAATGAAAGATACATCAATTACTGTAGATGTGAGACCTGAATTGGAATTTAAAATGTGCAATTTAcaaaatactataaattatCCTTACAATGATTTGTTAAAAGACGTTACAAAATTTgagaattgtttattaaaatcacAAATTGCATCTAAAAATG TTTTGGTTCTATGTCGAAGAGGAAATGATTCTCAAAGAGCTGTATCTTTTATAAAGGATAACATAAAAGATTCaggtttcaatttttataatgtgAGAGGTGGATTGCAGGCTTTTGCTAAACATTTTGATCCAACATTTCCCATTTATTGA
- the LOC130441633 gene encoding phospholipase A2 inhibitor beta-like, with protein MFLKLYRILVFLLCLNVVYSDICTNTTSIRCDCKEYTNIQTHLPTFFADCSSRFLTELPENINDGLNVIDFSINAIETLDANKRPLNSEDLEELIFGYNNISHVDVNFFQNLPNLKKLDLSNNFISSLENSEIFEKLPHLARLDLSFNSFKTLPDFIFNPLVKLTHLDISYNYMGAYLTQSKTVLEKMLCLTPNLTHLHMDGLGIKELPAGYFDGFNNLKDLSLADNEFTLIPAVPYSVEQLDLSGNKLSFVSANYLNYHSLKVLKLNRMVTLTVIPHYAFYNLFALEKLFITDCPNLKEFSELAFDVLSKDIDHHIKVLSLARNGLNSLNESYKYLFRKMEHVDLTLNPWVCDCNILWLQNFALEFFRSHEIRCHYPSELRLKKILELQPSDVKDCYPAIYGKKSHRVLIVVLSMTVVVLCGLIFYLLRYPIKGLSGKHRISPNSPYGLTSTEEQ; from the exons ATGTTTCTGAAACTTTATCGAATTTTAGTGTTTTTGCTGTGTTTAAACGTAGTTTATAGTGATATTTGTACAAATACAACAAGTATAAGATGTGACTGTAAGGAATATACCAACATTCAGACACACCTACCTACTTTTTTCGCCGATTGTTCTAGTAGATTCTTGACTGAACTTCCAGAAAATATAAACGATGGTTTAAACGTTATAGATTTCTCTATTAACGCTATTGAAACGTTGGACGCCAATAAGAGACCTCTTAACAGCGAAGATTTAGAAGAATTGATATTTggttataataatatatctCACGTAGAcgtaaatttctttcaaaatctaccgaatttgaagaaattagatttgagcaataattttattagtagTTTGGAAAACTCCGAGATTTTCGAAAAACTACCTCATCTAGCTCGCCTCGATTTAAGTTTCAACAGCTTTAAAACTTTACCTGATTTTATATTCAATCCATTAGTAAAACTCACGCATTTAGACATTAGTTACAATTATATGGGGGCATATCTGACGCAATCAAAAACTgttttggaaaaaatgctttGTCTAACTCCGAATTTGACACATCTTCATATGGATGGTTTGGGAATTAAAGAATTGCCAGCTGGTTACTTCGACggtttcaataatttgaaagatTTATCTTTGGCCGATAACGAATTTACTCTGATACCCGCAGTTCCTTACAGTGTAGAACAACTGGATTTATCGGGAAATAAATTGAGTTTCGTATCGGCGAATTACCTCAACTATCATTCTCTCAAAGTGTTAAAATTAAACAGAATGGTGACTTTAACTGTAATCCCCCATTACGCATTTTACAATTTGTTCGCGCTTGAAAAACTATTCATTACCGACTGTCCCAATTTGAAAGAATTCAGTGAACTAGCATTCGACGTGCTTTCCAAAGATATCGATCACCACATCAAAGTTTTATCTCTGGCGAGAAATGGTTTGAATAGTTTGAACGAATCCTATAAATACTTATTCAGAAAGATGGAACACGTCGACTTAACCCTTAATCCATGGGTGTGTGATTGTAATATTCTGTGGCTACAAAATTTCGCTTTGGAATTTTTTAGATCCCATGAAATAAG ATGTCACTATCCTTCCGAGCTCAGATTGAAAAAGATTCTTGAACTCCAGCCGAGCGATGTCAAAGACTGTTATCCAGCTATTTACGGAAAGAAGAGTCACAGAGTGTTGATTGTAGTATTATCCATGACCGTTGTAGTATTATGTGGActcattttctatttattaagaTATCCTATAAAGGGACTCTCCGGTAAACATAGAATATCTCCTAATTCTCCTTATGGCTTAACTTCGACTGAAGAACAATag